Proteins found in one Emys orbicularis isolate rEmyOrb1 chromosome 23, rEmyOrb1.hap1, whole genome shotgun sequence genomic segment:
- the LOC135893927 gene encoding regulator of G-protein signaling 19-like has protein sequence MAAGGWRGGVLKRERVEQLPGLCLEVTSLSSPRLTLEEASSWKRSFDCVLASPAGRSVFVEFLQTEHSDENMAFWLACEELKREQSQEQVCEKAKKIYLDYISILSPKEVSIDATVRESINSSLARPSAHIFNEAQAQVYALMHRDSYPRFLSSPLYKSLEQRLSALTCDT, from the exons ATGGCGgccgggggatggaggggtggggtgctGAAAAGGGAACGTGTTGAGCAATTGCCAGGACTCTGTCTAGAGGTCACGTCTCTCTCGTCTCCTAGGCTCACGCTGGAAGAAGCGTCCTCCTGGAAGCGCTCGTTTGATTGCGTATTGGCAAGCCCGGCTGGCCGGAGCGTCTTCGTAGAGTTTCTGCAGACAGAGCACAGCGACGAGAACATGGCCTTCTGGCTGGCCTGCGAGGAGCTCAagagggagcagagccaggagcaggtcTGCGAGAAAGCCAAGAAGATCTACCTGGATTACATCTCCATCCTGTCCCCAAAGGAG GTCAGCATCGATGCTACCGTGCGCGAGTCAATCAACAGTTCCCTGGCGAGGCCCAGCGCACACATATTCAACGAGGCCCAGGCACAAGTCTATGCCCTCATGCACCGAGACTCCTACCCCAGGTTCCTGAGCTCACCCCTGTACAAGTCACTGGAGCAGAGACTGTCTGCCCTGACTTGTGACACATAG